A genomic region of Procambarus clarkii isolate CNS0578487 chromosome 30, FALCON_Pclarkii_2.0, whole genome shotgun sequence contains the following coding sequences:
- the LOC138370032 gene encoding uncharacterized protein, translating into MWFNGPQWLVSDQWPKQKPQVIVNNVTVATENTELPRTLVIDPNWYSELNKLLGVTQVVYDTRVCPYPGHPPLPKERVVHIRPFETTRVDFTGVLTLTGTKDKNPVKAYICLFTCATTRAVHLEVTPDMSAEAFLQAFRRFASHRSCPKLMISDNGSNLLAGEACLRKIWTNSKVRRALNQRQCSPLGAHCRWKFILPRAPWHGGFYERMIGTVKRSLQKTLHHQKIDLQELQTVAIEIEARVNNGPLTYLSDDVLQREPLSPAHLMYGRPLSTLVSLTEEEP; encoded by the exons atgtggttcaatggacctcagtggctagtcagcgaccagtggcctaaacaaaagccacaagtcattgtgaacaATGTCACTGTCGCTACTGAGAACACAGAACTACCTCgaactttggtaattgatcctaattggtactctgaactgaacaaactatTAGGTGTCACCCAAGTGGT ATACGATACCAGAGTGTGTCCTTATCCTGGCCATCCTCCACTTCCAAAGGAACGAGTTGTACATATTCGCCCTTTTGAGACTACaagagtagatttcacaggagtaCTAACCCTAACAGGCACCAAGGACAAAAATCCAGTAAAGGCATATATCTGTCTAttcacttgtgccacaacaagggcagtccatctagaagtgactcccgatatgagtgctgAGGccttcttacaggctttccgcaggtttgcttcacatagatcctgtcctaagttaatgatctcagacaatgggtccaacttattggcaggagaagcatgtctgaggaaaatctggacaaaCTCAAAGGTGCGCAGGGCCCTAAATCAACGGCAGTGCTCACCTTTGGGTGCGCACTGCCGTTGGAAATTCATACTTCCCAGAGCGCCATGgcacggaggcttctatgaacgcatgatTGGTACGGTGAAACGTTCTCTACAGAAAACCCTACACCAccaaaagattgacctacagGAGCTCCAGACCGTAGCCATAgagatagaagcacgagttaataacggaccacttacctacctctctgatgatgttttgcaacgtgaaccattaagtccagctcatctgatgtatgggagacctctcagcACCCTAGTGTCCCTTACAGAAGAGGAACCATAA